Part of the Nicotiana tabacum cultivar K326 chromosome 20, ASM71507v2, whole genome shotgun sequence genome, TTGTCTTTCCTGTTCGTATAAACTCTGCTATGCTACATACAAGATCATTCTCAAATTCTGAATCATCCTTGTGAGCATCGCGATAACCATACCTGACAATGCACCTGTACATGCGGTACTCTCTTGGGCCAATGTGTCCAACCAGGAAACGCTCCTCATGTTTAACATGAGGAACTGGGACAGATTTGACACAAAGGAAAACTAAGACCTGGTGGAATGCCGGAAGATTGGTAACAAAGTGTGAAAAGATTGCTGGGATTCCGGATACAAGCTCAGTGTGTATGAGGCCAATGCCACGAACCCGTACAATGCCTAGACTGGGACCAAGACCGAGTAGCCACTCAACAGAGACCTTATTTTGGACATCAAATTCGTACTTCTTTAAAGAGCCGTAGTGCCAAATGCACATTACTATCATGAAAGTAAAAGCCATTGCAATAGGCACCCATGCTCCTCCCAAAAATTTAATCAGAGAAGCTGAGAAATATAAGGCTTCAATCATCCCAAAGAATATAACAAAGCAAAGTGCAAGGATGACACTCTTGCGCCAGCACAAAACAATCACCAACGACATCAAGCAAGTCGTAACCAGCATGACAGTTATGACTGCCAAACCTGATATGAAGCAAAATTAGCGAGGATTAGTAATGAATATCATTCAGCATGGGAAACAGTCTTTTCTTCTATGAGATCCTCGTATCCATTGTGTAAATAAGTGCGAAATGAATTTCAAAAGAGTAAAGTTGTATCCGTATGACCTataggtcatgggttcgagccgtggaagcagcaCTAACGCTTGTattagggtaggctgtctacatcacacccttgGGTGAATGCAGgatgttttatgcactgggctgCCCTTTACAAAAATTTCTGCAGAGGGAAATTGAACATGAAAATTGGTCCCCCTTGAGGAGGGGAACATATTCAAGAAACAACTTTGTTTTAGGAGGACTCCAAGTGCATGGAAAATTGTGACTGGAATATAAAATTGAGCAGTCAATCAAGATTGAATCTCTGGAACTCCAATAAAGGCATTTCAAGTTTAACACTACATCCAAGAAGGATAAATGATTTCGACTAATCAAAAATTTACTTTCCCTTATTCATATCATTACATTCATACCTGAAGCATTGCCCATCTTTTTGGTGTCTCTAAAGCCAATAGTAACAGCCAAGCATAGTAGCATTAAGGTCCAATTAATCTCTGGAATATATATCTGTCCATGTATTTTAGATGATGTATTCACTATTTTGACTCTAGGAAAGCAACCCAACGAGGAGCATTGTTTAATAATTGAAAAGGTTCCAGTGATGATGGCTTGGCTCCCCACCACGGCAGCAAGTATAGCAATCACCAAAACAGGCAACCTTAGTTTCTCTGAAACAACAATGAGATGTCCTTCATCAGCTCAATTTCCTTCTAGCTTATTCTTTTCCCCGTAGAAGCAACTAGGAAAATACATACCTGGTACAGAAACATAGAAGCCTATTCGGTAGCTTTCATTTTCAATAACATGATGCTGTGAAAGATAAGCAGCTTGTCCCATATATGCAAGAATCAGTGATGGATAAACCATGAAGGTAAAAGCAATCTGCAAAAGGGAAATTAGTTTCTTAGACAATGTTATATCTCACAAGCCGCGCTATATGCAAACAATAAGCTGTGTTCACCTTTCTCTTTTTCTATAGCTAAAAAGAGAacctccaagagctgtagcaccTCAAAACAATTCTAACCAACCTTTAGTTCATCTCTATCCCTCTCTTGATTAGACATTCTCATCAGATTGTAATCACATCCATTTAGTCAAATTGAATCTGAAAGTTGGCTAAATTCTTCACTCATAGAAAGCAAAACAAAGGGGCCAGTCTTGGTCGTGCAGGGGCAACCCGATTCGGATGCCACGAAAATTTAGAAAGGGTGATACTGATAATAGAATGTCAACATGCAAAGCGGTAATAAATCCCATGGAAATTGAATGAGTAAACTTAGAATCAACCTGGTCACAGACGCTGCTCAAAGCTTTTCTGTTGGGGGTACTAAGGGCATTGCCTATATTTTAGCTGAATTGTTTAACCGTCTAATCCTAAAGCTTAAACTATTGGAAAGGTTccgtttttattatttattttaggtCTCCAACACATTCCTTATGTGCGGGCCTGATTCTTTTTCTAAGGCTAGGCACATGAAAATATTTTCTGAGGGGTCATGTTGAGAGTTGAACTTGAAACTACAACCATCTCATGTAAAAGCTTAAGCTATTAGAGATGGCCTGCTTTATTATAAAATAACTTTAGCCACCTCTGATTAACATTTATACAAACTTCTACTTATTTCAGCGCACCTAAGAGACTAAAttcaaacaaaggaaaaaaagTGGACCATTGTCACACTTCTGGCTTCTCATTTTTGTTTATACTGTATCAAATATGCACCCTGTTATTTAGCAATTAGTTAGATATCTACCTGTATTGACAACTGGGAGAAGTGTCCTAGATCAGCAAACATTGCTTCAGAACCTGAAAGAATATATTTGTGTATTTAGGGATCATACCAAAGGAAGATAAGTAGCAAATTAATCATAAAGCAACTGACAACTATATCTTGCCTGTTATGCACAGGAGGATCCCTCCCAAGGACATCCAGCCTCGTCTTTGAGTTTTTTTCAGGAATTTGTACATGTAATATGGAGACAGTGCTCGATACACATGACGGTCCCATTGTACTATATTATATACACCAATAGCACTGATACACACAAGCCATGTTATGACAACAGGTGCAAACAAAAATCCAACCCTGTGGGTGCCGTAATGCTGAAGGGCAAACAAGGCTATCAGTATGACACAAGTAAGTGGAACTTCTACATCTGCAAATGACATTTTAAAAGGGTAGCATGTCATTTTGAGCATAGAAATCAAATACTATT contains:
- the LOC107823324 gene encoding potassium transporter 6; this encodes MDLETGVNQNRNKKESWRTKESWSTILTLAYQSLGVVYGDLSTSPLYVYKSTFAEDITHSESNEEIYGVLSFVFWTLTLVPLLKYVFIVLRADDNGEGGTFALYSLLCRHAKVNSLPSCQLADEELSSYKKDIISPAPTTFGATLKSTLERYRVLQRFLLVLALLGACMVIGDGILTPALSVFSAVSGIELAIGKEHHKYVEVPLTCVILIALFALQHYGTHRVGFLFAPVVITWLVCISAIGVYNIVQWDRHVYRALSPYYMYKFLKKTQRRGWMSLGGILLCITGSEAMFADLGHFSQLSIQIAFTFMVYPSLILAYMGQAAYLSQHHVIENESYRIGFYVSVPEKLRLPVLVIAILAAVVGSQAIITGTFSIIKQCSSLGCFPRVKIVNTSSKIHGQIYIPEINWTLMLLCLAVTIGFRDTKKMGNASGLAVITVMLVTTCLMSLVIVLCWRKSVILALCFVIFFGMIEALYFSASLIKFLGGAWVPIAMAFTFMIVMCIWHYGSLKKYEFDVQNKVSVEWLLGLGPSLGIVRVRGIGLIHTELVSGIPAIFSHFVTNLPAFHQVLVFLCVKSVPVPHVKHEERFLVGHIGPREYRMYRCIVRYGYRDAHKDDSEFENDLVCSIAEFIRTGKTRLNVNGEDLRKDFEDMTVVGTPSTHLSGVQFCEDEDVNAELVGPSERKEILSPRVTKPKKRVRFVIPESPKIDRGAQEELRELMEAREAGIAYILGHSYVRAKQGSSLFKKIVINFGYDFLRRNSRPPTYTLSVPHASTLEVGMVYNV